In Quercus robur chromosome 10, dhQueRobu3.1, whole genome shotgun sequence, a genomic segment contains:
- the LOC126703957 gene encoding L10-interacting MYB domain-containing protein-like: MLSIPFNAPSNSSSMSFTYPPTSFGSKQSTTIDYCKPSRQNQKKRSPLFNKHSSSPSLRLGHRRRHSPSLHSRKGVVGKMVKQKKSMEGGSNDERADWKDPKELEAFCRFCAVQVMAGQRKPTGFLSKIGQSEVIRQLGEIEKVVTWLQIKNKWDHLRKRWKIYNKCLENETGLGYDPVTGMFDALDEWWNRKIAACPDAKTLKTNGLPNRDLLNIMFGGTAATGKNAFCTSGPIPTETTEGSGDSGNSIEFVDPQCEPVVNVDAMEVEGPSSSRVGPAVNKGKA; this comes from the exons ATGCTTTCAATCCCCTTCAATGCTCCGTCCAATTCGTCTTCAATGTCGTTCACCTACCCACCAACCAGCTTTGGGTCAAAACAAAGCACAACAATTGATTACTGCAAACCCAGTAGGcagaaccaaaagaaaagatcCCCTCTGTTCAACAAACACTCGAGCTCACCTTCTCTCCGCTTAGGTCATCGTCGCCGCCACTCCCCATCTCTGCATTCACGG AAGGGAGTTGTAGGAAAAATGGTTAAGCAGAAGAAATCAATGGAGGGTGGTAGTAATGATGAAAGAGCTGACTGGAAAGACCCTAAGGAACTAGAGGCTTTTTGTCGGTTTTGTGCTGTTCAAGTCATGGCGGGCCAAAGGAAGCCTACTGGATTTTTGTCCAAAATTGGCCAAAGTGAAGTGATTCGGCAGTTGGGTGAGATTGAAAAAGTAGTGACTTGGCTGCAGATTAAAAACAAATGGGATCATTTGAGAAAAAGGTGGAAGATTTATAACAAGTGTTTGGAGAATGAGACTGGGTTGGGTTATGATCCTGTAACTGGGATGTTTGACGCACTTGATGAGTGGTGGAATCGAAAGATTGCG GCATGTCCCGATGCAAAAACCTTGAAAACGAATGGTTTGCCTAATCGTGACCTTCTGAACATCATGTTTGGAGGCACGGCTGCAACAGGAAAAAATGCATTCTGCACGAGTGGTCCAATACCAACGGAAACCACCGAAGGGTCTGGGGACTCCGGTAATAGCATAGAATTTGTTGACCCCCAATGTGAACCCGTTGTGAATGTTGACGCAATGGAGGTTGAAGGTCCATCATCGTCGAGGGTAGGACCAGCAGTGAATAAGGGGAAGGCCTAG
- the LOC126703958 gene encoding uncharacterized protein LOC126703958, with product MTKVPLHTNIQTGLEWVQYILTGHEKKCRRNFRMSSYVFRQLCNTLRQYGYYGTRGVCVEESLAMTLMILGHGEGNRMVQERFQHSSETVHRHMGTVVTLLATVMARDIIQPADRTFRDVPEHIQHSDRYWPHFKGCIGAIDGVHVPVVIDVKDQLPYYGRKGITTTNCMCACDFDMKFTFACVGWEGSAHDTRIFYNCVNNESYNFPNAPAGKYYLVDSGYPMRKGFLAPYKGERYHIGEFRPSEVLHRPEERFNYLHSSLRSVIERTFGVWKNKWRILRHMPPFKMHTQNLVIVATMVLHNLVRTHEINNDAECSGSTEATSFGSETGHYDAMAETISILDEPQMKQVRMRITRSICADDN from the exons ATGACTAAAGTACCATTGCATACGAATATACAAACTGGCTTAGAATGGGTACAATATATTTTAACTGGACATGAGAAGAAATGTCGAAGAAATTTTAGAATGTCAAGCTATGTGTTTAGACAATTGTGTAATACACTGCGCCAGTATGGATATTACGGTACCAGAGGTGTTTGCGTGGAAGAGTCTCTGGCAATGACATTGATGATACTTGGTCATGGTGAGGGTAACAGAATGGTGCAGGAAAGATTTCAGCACTCGAGTGAGACAGTGCATCGACACATGGGCACGGTAGTTACATTATTAGCCACCGTTATGGCACGGGACATTATCCAACCTGCTGATCGTACATTTCGGGACGTGCCAGAACATATTCAACATTCAGATCGATATTGGCCACATTTTAAG GGTTGCATTGGTGCAATTGATGGGGTCCATGTCCCTGTGGTCATTGATGTTAAGGACCAGCTCCCATACTATGGCAGGAAGGGGATCACCACAACAAATTGCATGTGCGCATGTGACTTTGACATGAAGTTCACATTCGCATGTGTTGGATGGGAAGGATCAGCGCATGACACGAGGATTTTTTACAACTGCGTCAATAATGAGAGTTACAACTTTCCGAACGCTCCAGCTG GGAAGTATTATTTGGTTGATTCAGGATACCCTATGAGGAAAGGGTTCCTTGCACCATATAAGGGGGAGAGGTACCACATTGGAGAATTTCGGCCTTCTGAAGTGCTGCATCGTCCAGAGGAGAGGTTTAATTATCTCCATTCATCACTCCGTTCGGTCATAGAACGAACTTTTGGAGTTTGGAAGAATAAATGGAGAATTTTGAGACATATGCCACCTTTTAAGATGCACACTCAAAACTTGGTCATTGTTGCTACAATGGTTCTTCACAATCTCGTTAGAACACATGAGATAAACAATGATGCTGAATGTTCAGGATCTACAGAGGCCACATCATTTGGTAGTGAGACAGGTCATTATGATGCCATGGCAGAAACAATCTCAATCTTGGATGAACCTCAGATGAAACAGGTTCGTATGCGTATCACAAGATCGATATGTGCGGACGATAACTGA